GTTCCCCCTACCATATATATCTTGGCTATGTCTACCAATTTTATCAACTCTTTCATACAGAAATCTTTATCTTATGAGCCCTATTAAAGGATAATCGTATAAAGGAAGCAAATAAAAACCATAAATCTTTCCCGTGGAATAAGAAATTAACATTTCTTAACAGCCTTGTGGTTTTCCTGAGGAATAACTAAGCCATCAAAATGCTGAACCGACTGCAATAAAAGTCAGTAGGCTGTATAGTAAAGACTAGCGTAAGAAAAATTACAATTTACTGTATTTCAGGCATAAAACATAAAGATAAAATTTAAAACTACCTTCATTTCATTTTTTATTTGGTGGTATTTTGGATAACTTTGTGCATTATGAAAAAAGGTCATGCCGATTTACCGCTTCATTACGGGATCGTTCCCCAGTGGCTTGCCCAGCGGATGTGTCTGCTGGGAGGGGCAATTGTGGAGGCGATTGTGATGGATTACGGCCGGAGCGCTTTGATGCAACGGTTAAGCGATCCTTTCTGGTTTCAGTCTTTAGGGTGCGTCCTTGGTATGGACTGGCATTCCTCAGGCATCACCACTTCCGTGATGAATGCTTTGAAAAAAGCCATCAATCAACGATCCGCAGATCTGGGAATATATGTGTGCGGAGGAAGAGGAAAATCTTCCCGGAATACACCTTCCGAACTATTGGCCATAGCTGAAAAAACCGGATTGAACGGCGATGAACTGGTAAGAAGCAGCCGGCTATCTGCAAAGGTCGACAATACGGCTGTCCAGGATGGGTACCAGATCTATCTGCATTCGTTCGTAGTCACAAAAGAAGGAGAATGGACGGTCATACAACAGGGCATGAATCCTGCCGAACGCATGGCAAGGCGTTACCACTGGCTTTCTTCCTCCCTGTCTTCATTCATGGAAGAACCCCATACCTCGGTCTGCGGAAAAAACCAGGGACAAATTCTTAACCTCACCGATCGACTTGCAGTACCGACCAAAGAAGGGATACTGGAACTGACGCGGGAAAATCCGGATAAGCTGCTACGGGAAGTTTCCATTATTCTTCCAAGGCACCATGAAGTGAAAGAGGAGGATGTAAACCTGAAACGGTTAGGTACGGCGTTGATCCTGGCACATGAAACGGACATCAAAGATATGGAATCCCTTCTTCTGCTGGAAGGTGTCGGGCCCCGGACCTTACAGTCGCTGACTCTGGTCAGCGAAGTGATCCACGGAACCCCGTCCCGTTTTTCCGATCCTGCCAGGTTTTCATTTGCCCATGGAGGAAAGGACGGACACCCCTTCCCTGTGCCTACACGTGTATATGACGAAACCATCCAGATCTTCGACAAAGCCATTCATCAGGCAAAAATGGGAGATAAAGACAAATCGGATGCTTTGAGGAACCTTTCCATGATTTCGCAGGAGATGGAAAAGGGATATACTCCCAACCGTTTCTTTGATGATGTAATACAGCATGAACGGGATACTTCCTATCGATACGGTGGAAAAACCGTCATGGGAGACGCTAAAAGCCCGAAGAAAAATGCCGTCAGTTGAGACTTTGGGATTGACTTAGAACCTCCTGATCCCAAAACGGTCAAATGCCTGCCTTTTACACAACCACATAGAAAATAACACTGCAATCAGCGACGAAGCAAAGATCGTGATCATCAACATGATCTGGTATTTAATGGCTGTACCCGGACTACTGCCTCCGAGGATCTGTCCCGTCATAGCGCCGGGCAAAGAAATCAATCCCATCACAGCCATAGAAGCAATGGTAGGGTTGAAAGATTTAACGATGGCCTCCCGGATAAACGGCGCCAATGCTTCATTGTGGGTAGCGCCGTTGCCCAGCATGTAAAAGTAATACTGTCGTTCGCGTTCGATACTTCCGAAAAATGAATTCAGGGCCAGCACATTGGCCGACAACATATTTCCGAGGATCATCCCGCTGACCGGAATAAAGTAACGGGCTTCGAAGACATGCTCCAGCTGTACCACTACGCCCATGAAATAGGTATCGATCACAGCAATGGAACAAAGCAGAGAGACACAGATGGATGGGAAAAGCTGTTTCAGAGGCAACCGGGTACGTTTCAGAATAGTGAACGAGGCCACGGAAATCATTACCAACACCCACAATACATTTACCCACCAAAGGTTCCATTGGAACAGGTATTCAAGATAAAAGCCGACCAGAAACAACTGAAGGGTCATTCTTCCGGCAGCCACCAGGGTATCCTTAACCAGCCCCGTACGGAAATAATACAGGAAATAGACCGGAACCAGCAACAGCAAAAACCCGAAAATAAAACCGGTATAACTGATATCGATCGTACTATTCATCGCCTCCGATTTTTATCTGTTGGTCAAAAGAGCGGATGAACCGTTCATCATGAGAAACTGCCAGAATTGTAGTATGTTCCATCCGCCGGAAAAAAGTGATCACTTTATCAATGGATGCCGAATCCAGCGCAGAGGTCGGCTCATCGAGCAGGATCACCGGTTTGTCCAGCAAAGCAGCAATAAGTAGCATGATGCGTTGCTGCTCTCCACCGGATATCTCACTTATCCGTTTATCATAGTGGGCACTGTCCAGTC
This window of the Bacteroidales bacterium genome carries:
- a CDS encoding DUF763 domain-containing protein produces the protein MKKGHADLPLHYGIVPQWLAQRMCLLGGAIVEAIVMDYGRSALMQRLSDPFWFQSLGCVLGMDWHSSGITTSVMNALKKAINQRSADLGIYVCGGRGKSSRNTPSELLAIAEKTGLNGDELVRSSRLSAKVDNTAVQDGYQIYLHSFVVTKEGEWTVIQQGMNPAERMARRYHWLSSSLSSFMEEPHTSVCGKNQGQILNLTDRLAVPTKEGILELTRENPDKLLREVSIILPRHHEVKEEDVNLKRLGTALILAHETDIKDMESLLLLEGVGPRTLQSLTLVSEVIHGTPSRFSDPARFSFAHGGKDGHPFPVPTRVYDETIQIFDKAIHQAKMGDKDKSDALRNLSMISQEMEKGYTPNRFFDDVIQHERDTSYRYGGKTVMGDAKSPKKNAVS
- a CDS encoding ABC transporter permease; amino-acid sequence: MNSTIDISYTGFIFGFLLLLVPVYFLYYFRTGLVKDTLVAAGRMTLQLFLVGFYLEYLFQWNLWWVNVLWVLVMISVASFTILKRTRLPLKQLFPSICVSLLCSIAVIDTYFMGVVVQLEHVFEARYFIPVSGMILGNMLSANVLALNSFFGSIERERQYYFYMLGNGATHNEALAPFIREAIVKSFNPTIASMAVMGLISLPGAMTGQILGGSSPGTAIKYQIMLMITIFASSLIAVLFSMWLCKRQAFDRFGIRRF